The following DNA comes from Streptomyces sp. Ag109_O5-10.
CTGTCCGTACGCAATGTCAGCGACCTGCGGGTCGCGGTCATCGCGTCCCAGTGGCACGAGAAGGTGATGGACGGACTGGTGGACGGCGCCCTGCGCGCCCTGCGCGACCTGGGGATCGACGAGCCGACCCTGCTCCGGGTTCCCGGCACCTGGGAGCTGTCGGTCGCCGCCAAGGCCCTCGCGGGTCGCGGCTACGACGCGGTGGTCGCCCTCGGCGTCGTCATCCGCGGCGGCACCCCGCACTTCGAGTACGTGTGCCAGGGCGTCACCCAGGGCCTCACCCAGGTCGCCGTCGAGACCGGCGTCCCCGTCGGCTTCGGCGTACTCACCTGCGACGACGAGGAGCAGGCCCTGGACCGTGCCGGCCTGCCGGGCTCCCACGAGGACAAGGGCCACGAGGCGGTGACGGCGGCGGTGGCGACGGCGGCCACCCTCCGCTCAGTATCCGAACCCTGGCACTGAGCGACGCGGCGATTGGCGTAGTCTGGCGTTCACCATGTCCAACAAGACTTTCGAGGAGCTCTTCACCGAGCTCCAGCACAAGGCCGCCCACGGCGACCCCGCCACCTCCCGCACCGCCGAGCTGGTCGGCAAGGGGGTCCATGCCATCGGCAAGAAGGTCGTCGAGGAGGCCGCGGAGGTCTGGATGGCCGCCGAGTACGAGGGCAAGGAAGCGGCCGCCGAGGAGATCTCGCAGCTGCTGTACCACGTCCAGGTGATGATGGTCGCCCGCGGCATCTCGCTGGACGACGTCTACGCCCGCCTGTAGAACCCTTTCCGACAGAACCATCTTTTTCGGGCAAAGTTTCGAGCAAAGGAAGCCGACCTCATGCTGCGCATCGCCGTCCCCAACAAGGGTTCCCTCTCAGGGCCTGCGGCGGACATGCTGCATGAGGCCGGCTACCGGCAGCGGCGGGAGTCCAAGGAACTGCGCATCGTCGACCCGGTCAACGACGTCGAGTTCTTCTACCTCCGCCCCCGCGACATCGCGATCTACGTCTCCTCCGGCCGCCTCGACATCGGCATCACCGGACGCGACCTGCTCGTGGACTCCGGCGCCAACGCCGAGGAGATCCTGCCGCTCGGCTTCGCCCGCTCCACCTTCCGCTTCGCCGCCAAGCCCGGCGAGGCGAACAGCCTGGCGGACCTCAAGGGCAAGACGGTCGCCACCTCCTACGAGGGCATCGTCGCGGGGCACCTCGCCGACAGCGGCGTCGACGCCTCCGTCGTCCACCTGGACGGCGCCGTCGAGACCGCCATCGAGCTCGGCGTCGCCGAGGTCATCGCCGACGTCGTCGAGACCGGTACCTCGCTGCGCAACGCCGGCCTGGAGGTCTTCGGCGAGCCGATCATGAAGTCCGAGGCGATCGTCGTCCGCCGCACCGGCGCCGACGTCGAGGAACCCAAGGTCCAGCAGTTCCTGCGCCGCCTCCAGGGCGTCCTGGTCGCCCGGACGTACGTGATGATGGACTACGACTGCCGGGTCGAGCAGCTGGAGAAGGCCGTCGCCCTCACCCCCGGCCTGGAGTCGCCGACCGTCTCCCCGCTGC
Coding sequences within:
- the ribH gene encoding 6,7-dimethyl-8-ribityllumazine synthase translates to MSGKGAPELSVRNVSDLRVAVIASQWHEKVMDGLVDGALRALRDLGIDEPTLLRVPGTWELSVAAKALAGRGYDAVVALGVVIRGGTPHFEYVCQGVTQGLTQVAVETGVPVGFGVLTCDDEEQALDRAGLPGSHEDKGHEAVTAAVATAATLRSVSEPWH
- a CDS encoding phosphoribosyl-ATP diphosphatase, with product MSNKTFEELFTELQHKAAHGDPATSRTAELVGKGVHAIGKKVVEEAAEVWMAAEYEGKEAAAEEISQLLYHVQVMMVARGISLDDVYARL
- the hisG gene encoding ATP phosphoribosyltransferase, whose amino-acid sequence is MLRIAVPNKGSLSGPAADMLHEAGYRQRRESKELRIVDPVNDVEFFYLRPRDIAIYVSSGRLDIGITGRDLLVDSGANAEEILPLGFARSTFRFAAKPGEANSLADLKGKTVATSYEGIVAGHLADSGVDASVVHLDGAVETAIELGVAEVIADVVETGTSLRNAGLEVFGEPIMKSEAIVVRRTGADVEEPKVQQFLRRLQGVLVARTYVMMDYDCRVEQLEKAVALTPGLESPTVSPLHNEGWVAVRAMVPTKDAQRIMDDLYDIGARAILTTAIHACRL